A stretch of DNA from Brassica napus cultivar Da-Ae unplaced genomic scaffold, Da-Ae ScsIHWf_197;HRSCAF=349, whole genome shotgun sequence:
ACGTTTTAATACTTGCGGTGTTACGTGTTTTGATAAGAGTTAACGGGTTCCTAGAACCTGTCCTCACTGAGTATTTTCCTAAAATGCTCACCCCTCCTTTCCGCAGGTACGGCCGAGGAAGCGCATAAGTAAGGTTGGAGTGGTGCTGGTTCTTAGGTTGGGAACGCTGTTAAATTTTCGTCTactttattttcaaatcatttgtCTTTCAAGATTAGTATTCAAGCTTGTTTTCCTAAAATTCACGTTAAGGATTTTTAAGCAATAAAAAGGTTTTGAGATTTCTTTATACTGTTTAAGTCGTTAATTTCATAAAGGGGACCAATAAGGAATACACGGATTGTCGGAAAAGTAGACAAGTGTACCCTTACCCCGTCCTGGGAACCCCAAGAGGAGTTTGGGGAAGGGACGGGTCTTTCACATATGTTgatgtatatgtttatatatgtatataaaactgTATGTGATTGTTTGTTGTATGTTTGTCGGCAACGAGGGGAAATCAAAAGCTTAATGAAGTGATTTAATACCAAGTATAACACCTAATAGGGGTCTCCATATAGTTCATGTGTTCTGTCTCTCAACCAATGTATATAATTATGTCCATGACATATTCTTCTTAAGATCAAGTTTATTTTTCACTGTGCTTTTAATACTATGATACAAATCCATTTTCCAGAATAACGGGTGATATATTAAAACACACTGATCTGTTAAATATTTAGTAGGtctatagatctaaaataaagataaaaactaACATTAGTAGGAAACCATACAATGGTATCTTTTTATTTAGTCTTTGCCAATAAACATTTGACATTATTAGTGCATGTTCTATATATTTAAGCATTCTTAGCTTCTTCATACTTTCTCAACATTATCATattactttttctttcttcaagcTTCTCTATAATCTATATATGCCAAAAGAAAGTTGCTAAAGTGATTAAAAGCTTGTGATTAGTCACACTTTTCGATCACATAGCTCACCGTTATAGTTCTTACCCATCCTGCTTCAAGTAGCACTCAACATCAAAGCCAGAGAGTTAGAGCAGCTGTTGTGTCTAGCCTCCATGCAAAGCCACCAAACTCCATTTTCCACACGTCGCACGGCACCGTTTTGGTGTAGTTTGCCTCCTGCCACGTGTACTGCATCCTCACCCTACACGTGAAAGCTCTGTAGTTACAATACATCGCCATCGTCGACTCCTCCATCACCAACCACACCATGACATCCGGCAACGACGACAACGATGACGGATCTTCACCGGAAACGTTTCTCCGGTAAGCCTCGTTGACCCAGACCACCCGGTTTGAGGCATCCGATACGAACGCTGGACACGTGTCCTTACTTAGGTTATCCACCATCTCAACGTCCGTACACTTCACCCCATGGAAACTCGAACTACCGTCACATACGCCGGTAACGGACTCCACCGTCACCCGCGTCTCCACCTCCGCCGTGACGCCGCCGTTAAACATGGTCCACGTGTTGATTTCTCGTGTTTCCTCTCCGGTTATCATTTTCACCATCGGATCTGACGGCGTGCAGTCGCTTGTAAGATCGGATTTTTCCGGCATGAGTTGAAGTGTCACTACTCCAGTTGGTTCCCGATCATCAGACAAGTCAGATCTGGTCTTTCCTCGACACGTGGTGCTGTTATTCTTAGAGACCCTAACGTACTTTCGTTTGGTTCGTTTGCTCAGATTGTAAGAGTTCTTGTTGTTGTCTCCTGCATCGCATGGCTGACCAGTCGTCGGTTTTGGAGCGATCGGACGGTAACGGAGCATGAGAGTGTCAAGGGAAACCTTATCCTGCGCCTTACCGGCGTATCTTAGCGTTCCCAACCACTCATCTTGATTCATCATCTTTCTCTCCCTCTTCTCAAACACTCTAcctcttcctttctctctctctctctctctctctctctatagtgTTTCCGTGTCTTTTTCCGTTGAGCCGAAATGGTAAAGGAGGAGGAATGGTAATTCGCCACGTGGTTCTAGGGTTAGCGcatatatacatttaaatcattGGATAGTCTCTTTTGCACCATATTTATGTCTCTTTTCCTTCTTTATTTTAATACTGGAGATAAGAGAGTAACAAGTTAAATAAGTATTATCTATACTTTTGATAACGATTCAgaacaactattttttttttttgcacatcATGCATGATTCAGAACAACAAGTCCCAGGTTTCATTCTTTTGAAAGTTCCTACAATTACAATCTGTTAATTATCGtggagtttattattaattagtatttataaaatcatgttAACCAGTCATGCATATCGATATCGTACGATGATTAACGCTACACATACACGCACTTGTACGCACAATTAAGGTCGGATAGATTTTTGGAACAATTTTAATACTATCAGCCAATctcgattttttaaaaatggtgagtcggcaaaagaaaataaatacaaatcaaCTCTTTGTATGATGTCTATAAGGTGTAGGTATGTACAACAGCCTGTGTTTTGTTGTGAATGAgagatttattattaaatttttatctagCTAAAACATGGACTACTaattatagttttaattttggaaCTTGTTTCCAACTCTCATATGTTTCAACTAAATGTATGCTTAGTTTTTCTATcttatctaaactattaaaactgaagtacaaatagAAATTAGTCCTGATTTTTCCTAAAACATTACAATCTCATGCCACTGTCCTAAACGGATGTTAACATT
This window harbors:
- the LOC125599748 gene encoding uncharacterized protein LOC125599748, giving the protein MMNQDEWLGTLRYAGKAQDKVSLDTLMLRYRPIAPKPTTGQPCDAGDNNKNSYNLSKRTKRKYVRVSKNNSTTCRGKTRSDLSDDREPTGVVTLQLMPEKSDLTSDCTPSDPMVKMITGEETREINTWTMFNGGVTAEVETRVTVESVTGVCDGSSSFHGVKCTDVEMVDNLSKDTCPAFVSDASNRVVWVNEAYRRNVSGEDPSSLSSLPDVMVWLVMEESTMAMYCNYRAFTCRVRMQYTWQEANYTKTVPCDVWKMEFGGFAWRLDTTAALTLWL